The sequence gtgaaatcCCCCTCCCCTATAgttttagactatcgcttgtactaaaaaagaaattgtcaCAAATTTGGCAGAAGCAGAACCATGTGGATACAAATAATATAGAAACAACTGATTGTACAACAAATGCATAACAACAAGCAGAACCCTTAGGAGGAAGAGCTAccttgaataaataaaataccaCTGTTATCTACACCTATACAGACTGGAAGAGCTACCTAAAGAAAATGCGGCATTTACTCGTCTACAGATTACCAATATTGATTCTACAGTATGTAACATTCTCGTGAATCTCTGGCATCTTCACGAGACTCTGAGGGTTATGTAGTGAGGCAAGCATCTTTGTAAAGAATTTTCCATTTATGTACAGGGAGAATGGGTTGAAAGGATCAGACTGAGTTACTTCTTTTGGAAGAGTACCAGTAACAAGTATGCAATGCATCGAGAAACCATACCAGTAATGATGAGGAAGATTAAACTACGGTACCAATGATTGAGATCATAGCCAGTTTTCATAAGTGAACCACATCGTGTGATTAACCACACTCCAGAATACctgaaaaaaaggaaaaaagaaaaacgaaaagCAAGAAGCATTATAACATCCACATTAAGAATGATGATGCACAATGATCTCGGTAAAAATAGTTATTTCAAACCTTTTAGCATTTGCTATGACAAAAGCTTCCAAAGCCCACTTAGTGTAGCACAAATCAGCTATTCTTGAAACAAATTTGTTCTCATTATAGTTTGCTATTAGAGTCAAAACGACTGGAAGAAGTACCGACCACTGCACAACAACAAAAGTGGCTTGTtggaaggaagaaggaaacaAGCATACAGACACATAAAAACATTCATTTTACAAAGCTAATAATTTCTCAATGTGGAAAAAATTCTTACCAGTTGGGCTGGACCAGGTGCCAGGTAGATAGCCAGGGCATAAGCTATACCAGTCACGCAGTAAACCAGACAAAGCAAAACGATGAAATTATCTATGACGGATGATCTTGGGTTGTTGAAGAAATAGAACATTGAGAGATACACTAGAGGCTTAATGATTGTATTGAAAAGATCAATTGTATCCCTCGACAGAAAGTAAGCCAAGCTACTCATGCCAGAAGAGCTCTCTCTCCAGTAGTGCAATTTATCCAGTCCAAATGTTCTCAAAGCTGCAATCTTGCACAGGAGAGCTGAAATGGAAATAAATTAGGACAGGTGAGAAGTAAATCACGTCTTAGAAAAAGCTATGATTGATGGAAACAAATTAGGAGGGGTGAGAAGTAAATCATGTCTTAGAAAAAGCTATGATTGGATGACACGAACATGAGTGTAGAAATTTGACATGAATGTTTGCCAACCACGTCAATTTCCCAAAATACATGAGGATGTGCCACACAATATAGGATAATATTCTTTTGACTGGCAGTCAAACTGTCAATTTAGAATCATACGCCCAAACAAAATCCACTTGATCAATGGTTCAAATTCACAGTTTTAACTTCCTTCCAAGCAATTTTTAATAACTTAAACCGAAAACTTGATATAAGTCCCTCGTACATACTATTGTTTAGTAacagttcttttcttttggattaGGTCCTTTGACCAATTGACCAAGTCAAACACATCCCTTAAATGCCTTAATTTTCTCagatttgtatttttgtttctctcatTCCAATATTACGCCTAACATTATTTAAGAGAtataaatcccaaaatttctttggttTTAAGTTGTAGGAGCCCCACGTCCCACAAATtcatgtataatttttttttaaatggatACCACTAGTCCCGAACAGGATTCTGTCCATTATTCTCACGTGACCTGCATGGCGCAACTGAGCATCTTTTCAGGGGCAATTTCAGCAACTCACCTGCATTTGGCCTTTCATCTATCACAACATAGATCTTTTCTGTATTTGTTGAGGTGAATATCAAGTGTTATGCAGTTCAACCAGCGAGCAACAACAACGCACCCCTATTCTCCTCCACCTTCCATAGCCAAAGGTGAGTTGCGAAAATTGTGCCTAAAAGGTGCTCATATGCATGTCAGAtgataaaacaaaatgatAGGGAAGGATAATGCCCAGGACTAATGCCACTCATTTACGAAACAATAATGCACGAAACATTCTAAGATTTTAAATAAGGACTTATGTTCGATAAGTTCAGGGACTATTCCTCTATGTTACTCAATAATTTAATCTAAATTGGGATTGTTCCAGTAACATCTAAAAGAGCCAAGTTGAATCATGAAACATCCAAGACCATAAGTGATATGATCACAGTTTAAGGAAGCAAAGTATaattaagggaaaaaaatctaCTTACAAACTGCTATGACGGTGTATGTATAACCAATTGCACCAAAGGTTTCATCGCTCACTTTGGCAAGTGTTCCTAAGCAGACTCCAGCAATCaataaaatcagaaaatctACAGCTTGGGTCCTAGCTTCTCGTAACCGCTGCTTACCACCCCTATAAAGCCAGTCATAAACAAATTAGGCTGAATCATTTAAAAGTAACAATCTTAAAGGAACTAGCTGTTGCAAATTTTGTGCAATAGACTTTGCCTAGCGCACAGTGTAACAGTCACACTGTGTGACGGTGAGCAATGCCTTACTTTGGATAATTAAGTTTAAGCCTTAACAGATAAACATATTGATATCTTCTCAACATCTTGATCTTTACAAGCATAATAAGCATGTATGTGCAACAGTTCAAAAAATTAACCCCACCCATTCTTCCTGGTCACACAATAGAAGAGGCGAATGAAGAATATGCCCCAAGGTTTTGACGTTTCTTGCATGATAAAACACAATACATGATATAACACTCATCATATCCATATGGTTGATTATCTCcagaaaattaggaattttttGTGAAACCAAAATGTTAGAGAAGGAATACCCACCTCCCAAGGAAGTATCTATATTGCTGGAACACACCAGGGGTAATCCGCTCAGATAAGTCGCTTGACTTCAAGAAGTTATGTTGTAAAGCGTCCTTATTCACCTCAACATGACACTTGACATCCTGCCAAAAGTCTCCAGCAAAGGACTGTCCATCAGATCCAGCATTTGGAGTACTTCCTCCATGAGCTGAATTTTCGCCTGCAGATGCAGCCATTCCATCAGAACTCTGGAGCATGTCCATAGGAACTGGGTACCCATTGTGAAGCATCCATCTAACAGGTAGTTGCTTATAGGTCACCCCAGAGCTTGTGCTTGGTTTTACTATGCCTTCCAAAATGTCAATGAAATAGTCCGGAGGGTTGACACGCTCAGGGACAGTAATCCCAAGGGTAGCAAAGTACTCTTCAACTTTCTTCACTGATCCATGATACACCGTAAGTCCACCTTTAGCCAGAAGGATCAAATCATCAAACATCTTGAACAATGTGTAGCTGAAGCACCCAAAAAAGTAGAATTAGCAAAAGAAactactttaaaaaaatgactTCATTTCCAGTGAAGCCATCTATTAATTTTCCTTTCCCACAATTTAGGTACTTTTCTAGTACTTGCTACAAGTTAAATTACCTAGGTTGGTGGACAACCATGCAAATGTTAACTCCTTCAAGAGCCTCACGTCTAAGAGCTCTCAGCAACAAATTAGAAGATGAACTATCCAAACCTGATGTGGGTTCATCTAAAATTAGAAGTGATGGTTCCATGACCATTTCCAGCCCAACATTTACTCGCTTTCTTTGACCTCCAGAGATTCCTCGCCTTTCCACCGTTCCAACCAGGGAATCCCGCACTGCCTGCAGGCCCAAGGATTCAATAACTCTTTCAACGACTAAGACCTTTTCTGGTTTAGGCAGATCAGCAGAGAGTCTGCAATAACCAAAATGCAGAAGATGAGGATGGTAGAAGAACTAATATCAGTACCAGTAAATGAATGTGATCAAGGAGgtaaaaaaagagataatagGAAAAAAGGGAACAACAGAAAAGATTAGAACAGTCCAAAACCTATCACAGCGTCCTTGAATTTGCCTATTTAAAGTGGCTATGCAGACCTAAATTCTACTGTATAACACTCCTCCAAATGAACAAAGCTGTTCTACACGTATGTGATCATATTTCAAATGTCCCAAAGCAATGAATCAACGAAGATGCAGGTTGGACAAATTTTATGAAAGAATGCAGACTCCAAAAAGTTAATGATTTCAGCAAAGACAAATTTTCCAGAGATGAGGTAAAGGAAAGAGGGTAAATAGTGTAAGAAAGAACTATAAGTGGCTAATTCCTAAATATACATGTCAAGTTCTTTTTCCAGTCCTTGAGCACCAAGTGTGACTTCGAAGATTATTTGACTTctaatattttcttaatacAAATGGACCTAAAAAGAGGAATTAAGAGTACATTGTTGGATGCAAAGATTCTTGCTTCCAGAGATTGAAGTTGTGAATCTTAGGGCTTCATGAAGTAA comes from Prunus dulcis chromosome 6, ALMONDv2, whole genome shotgun sequence and encodes:
- the LOC117631068 gene encoding ABC transporter G family member 28 isoform X6 → MRAKYSTDTVISYLLGSKTILVEEQISGLISRVVKSYSVRVDHIVRLPSKKILAVVVSAHCRHYCRQGSTSQEQCFRMATCKSQSENQNITAYGILLFAGLIFILLIIYNCSDQVLATREKRQAKSREKAVQSVRETAQAREKWKSAKDIAKKHAVGLSSQFSRTFSRRKSTRHSDQLKGLGQAKPGTDAALPPMPPNEQSAGTSKGKKKDKSSLTQMIHAIEEDPNSHEGFNLEIGDKNIKKQTGKAPKGKQLHTQSQIFKYAYGQIEKEKALQEQNANLTFSGVIQMAGDTEISKRPPIEVAFKDLTLTLKGKNKHLMRCVTGKISPGRVSAVMGPSGAGKTTFLSALAGKIRGCTMSGMILVNGKMESIHSYKKIIGFVPQDDIVHGNLTVEENLWFSARCRLSADLPKPEKVLVVERVIESLGLQAVRDSLVGTVERRGISGGQRKRVNVGLEMVMEPSLLILDEPTSGLDSSSSNLLLRALRREALEGVNICMVVHQPSYTLFKMFDDLILLAKGGLTVYHGSVKKVEEYFATLGITVPERVNPPDYFIDILEGIVKPSTSSGVTYKQLPVRWMLHNGYPVPMDMLQSSDGMAASAGENSAHGGSTPNAGSDGQSFAGDFWQDVKCHVEVNKDALQHNFLKSSDLSERITPGVFQQYRYFLGRGGKQRLREARTQAVDFLILLIAGVCLGTLAKVSDETFGAIGYTYTVIAVSLLCKIAALRTFGLDKLHYWRESSSGMSSLAYFLSRDTIDLFNTIIKPLVYLSMFYFFNNPRSSVIDNFIVLLCLVYCVTGIAYALAIYLAPGPAQLWSVLLPVVLTLIANYNENKFVSRIADLCYTKWALEAFVIANAKRYSGVWLITRCGSLMKTGYDLNHWYRSLIFLIITGMVSRCIAYLLLVLFQKK
- the LOC117631068 gene encoding ABC transporter G family member 28 isoform X9 produces the protein MALLACSLARRVLTAHLQNSIMKLVHASHTVISYLLGSKTILVEEQISGLISRVVKSYSVRVDHIVRLPSKKILAVVVSAHCRHYCRQGSTSQEQCFRMATCKSQSENQNITAYGILLFAGLIFILLIIYNCSDQVLATREKRQAKSREKAVQSVRETAQAREKWKSAKDIAKKHAVGLSSQFSRTFSRRKSTRHSDQLKGLGQAKPGTDAALPPMPPNEQSAGTSKGKKKDKSSLTQMIHAIEEDPNSHEGFNLEIGDKNIKKQTGKAPKGKQLHTQSQIFKYAYGQIEKEKALQEQNANLTFSGVIQMAGDTEISKRPPIEVAFKDLTLTLKGKNKHLMRCVTGKISPGRVSAVMGPSGAGKTTFLSALAGKIRGCTMSGMILVNGKMESIHSYKKIIGFVPQDDIVHGNLTVEENLWFSARCRLSADLPKPEKVLVVERVIESLGLQAVRDSLVGTVERRGISGGQRKRVNVGLEMVMEPSLLILDEPTSGLDSSSSNLLLRALRREALEGVNICMVVHQPSYTLFKMFDDLILLAKGGLTVYHGSVKKVEEYFATLGITVPERVNPPDYFIDILEGIVKPSTSSGVTYKQLPVRWMLHNGYPVPMDMLQSSDGMAASAGENSAHGGSTPNAGSDGQSFAGDFWQDVKCHVEVNKDALQHNFLKSSDLSERITPGVFQQYRYFLGRGGKQRLREARTQAVDFLILLIAGVCLGTLAKVSDETFGAIGYTYTVIAVSLLCKIAALRTFGLDKLHYWRESSSGMSSLAYFLSRDTIDLFNTIIKPLVYLSMFYFFNNPRSSVIDNFIVLLCLVYCVTGIAYALAIYLAPGPAQLWSVLLPVVLTLIANYNENKFVSRIADLCYTKWALEAFVIANAKRYSGVWLITRCGSLMKTGYDLNHWYRSLIFLIITGMVSRCIAYLLLVLFQKK
- the LOC117631068 gene encoding ABC transporter G family member 28 isoform X8, which gives rise to MALLACSLARRVLTAHLQNSIMKLVHASQIFYRYSYQLPPGKQNHTCGGADKWADFSSSKELFCSGGSYCPSTIQKNPCSISAHCRHYCRQGSTSQEQCFRMATCKSQSENQNITAYGILLFAGLIFILLIIYNCSDQVLATREKRQAKSREKAVQSVRETAQAREKWKSAKDIAKKHAVGLSSQFSRTFSRRKSTRHSDQLKGLGQAKPGTDAALPPMPPNEQSAGTSKGKKKDKSSLTQMIHAIEEDPNSHEGFNLEIGDKNIKKQTGKAPKGKQLHTQSQIFKYAYGQIEKEKALQEQNANLTFSGVIQMAGDTEISKRPPIEVAFKDLTLTLKGKNKHLMRCVTGKISPGRVSAVMGPSGAGKTTFLSALAGKIRGCTMSGMILVNGKMESIHSYKKIIGFVPQDDIVHGNLTVEENLWFSARCRLSADLPKPEKVLVVERVIESLGLQAVRDSLVGTVERRGISGGQRKRVNVGLEMVMEPSLLILDEPTSGLDSSSSNLLLRALRREALEGVNICMVVHQPSYTLFKMFDDLILLAKGGLTVYHGSVKKVEEYFATLGITVPERVNPPDYFIDILEGIVKPSTSSGVTYKQLPVRWMLHNGYPVPMDMLQSSDGMAASAGENSAHGGSTPNAGSDGQSFAGDFWQDVKCHVEVNKDALQHNFLKSSDLSERITPGVFQQYRYFLGRGGKQRLREARTQAVDFLILLIAGVCLGTLAKVSDETFGAIGYTYTVIAVSLLCKIAALRTFGLDKLHYWRESSSGMSSLAYFLSRDTIDLFNTIIKPLVYLSMFYFFNNPRSSVIDNFIVLLCLVYCVTGIAYALAIYLAPGPAQLWSVLLPVVLTLIANYNENKFVSRIADLCYTKWALEAFVIANAKRYSGVWLITRCGSLMKTGYDLNHWYRSLIFLIITGMVSRCIAYLLLVLFQKK
- the LOC117631068 gene encoding ABC transporter G family member 28 isoform X7 — protein: MRAKYSTDTVISYLLGSKTILVEEQISGLISRVVKSYSVRVDHIVRLPSKKILAVVECFRMATCKSQSENQNITAYGILLFAGLIFILLIIYNCSDQVLATREKRQAKSREKAVQSVRETAQAREKWKSAKDIAKKHAVGLSSQFSRTFSRRKSTRHSDQLKGLGQAKPGTDAALPPMPPNEQSAGTSKGKKKDKSSLTQMIHAIEEDPNSHEGFNLEIGDKNIKKQTGKAPKGKQLHTQSQIFKYAYGQIEKEKALQEQNANLTFSGVIQMAGDTEISKRPPIEVAFKDLTLTLKGKNKHLMRCVTGKISPGRVSAVMGPSGAGKTTFLSALAGKIRGCTMSGMILVNGKMESIHSYKKIIGFVPQDDIVHGNLTVEENLWFSARCRLSADLPKPEKVLVVERVIESLGLQAVRDSLVGTVERRGISGGQRKRVNVGLEMVMEPSLLILDEPTSGLDSSSSNLLLRALRREALEGVNICMVVHQPSYTLFKMFDDLILLAKGGLTVYHGSVKKVEEYFATLGITVPERVNPPDYFIDILEGIVKPSTSSGVTYKQLPVRWMLHNGYPVPMDMLQSSDGMAASAGENSAHGGSTPNAGSDGQSFAGDFWQDVKCHVEVNKDALQHNFLKSSDLSERITPGVFQQYRYFLGRGGKQRLREARTQAVDFLILLIAGVCLGTLAKVSDETFGAIGYTYTVIAVSLLCKIAALRTFGLDKLHYWRESSSGMSSLAYFLSRDTIDLFNTIIKPLVYLSMFYFFNNPRSSVIDNFIVLLCLVYCVTGIAYALAIYLAPGPAQLWSVLLPVVLTLIANYNENKFVSRIADLCYTKWALEAFVIANAKRYSGVWLITRCGSLMKTGYDLNHWYRSLIFLIITGMVSRCIAYLLLVLFQKK